A genomic segment from Chiroxiphia lanceolata isolate bChiLan1 chromosome 27, bChiLan1.pri, whole genome shotgun sequence encodes:
- the ANO8 gene encoding anoctamin-8 isoform X1 translates to MPEPAAAAQDGDRPRRAPAGEERTEPAAPTGVLDKLFGKRLLQAGRYIMSHKAWMKTVPTENCDVLMTFPDTTDDHTLLWLLNHIRLGIPELIVQVRHHKHTRVYAFFVTATYESLLRGADEIGLRKPVKAEFGGGMRSFSCEEDYIYENIENELYFFTSQERQNIIRYWLENLRAKQGEALHNIHFLEGQPIIPELAARGVIQQVFPLHEQRILKRLMKSWVQAVCEAQPLDDICDYFGVKIAMYFAWLGFYTSAMVYPAVFGSILYTFTESDQLVPSVPQTSQDISCVVFAIFNVIWATLFLEEWKRRGAEFAYKWGTLDTPPESIEEPRPQFRGVKRISPVTSAEEFYYPPWKRLLFQCLVSLPVCLACLTLVFLLMLGCFQLQEFVLSIQELPRIIRFLPKIILAVIVTACDELYKKVAYWLNDMENYRLQSAYEKHLIIKIVLFQFVNSYLSLFYIGFYLKDMERLKELLLIFSLSQSLVRQLKEALLPFILLHLHLSLIFLKGLLSFCWRLGVSKMLATLLITRQFLQNVREVSQPHLYQRLRRGDLNLRSLRQLAHSLLCLLAPRRQPPRPPEGPRGEKKCLNGGCGVPEEEEEEEERRESDSEEESALDCGLKLKKVSFVERAERRGEPGGAEDEPFLEEGSPTMVEKGMDPAAVFELCEDDDEAEGPPGSPAKAAEPAVVPRARRRREEEDGEEEGRRRNRASWIDPPEEDYSTQLTQAEVESCMKKYEDTFQDYQEMFIQFGYVVLFSSAFPLAAMCALVNNVIEIRSDAFKLCTGLQRPFGQRVESIGQWQKVMEAMGVLAIVVNCYLIAQCGQLQRLFPWLSPEGAIISVVVLEHFALFLKYIIQVAIPDIPAWVAEEMAKLEYQRREAFKKHERQAQHHFQQQQRRKREEEERQRHAEYQARKERESSRDEAKPEAAGQDPAHEKSQSKGKGSGGSSHGSDKPKRPSSLLATNNVMKLKQIIPLQGKFLSGGAGAGGTATARSPQSPTGSENKLPGFLSFKFLKSPETKRDAATEKVQSPTKPFNPGKLFNFGKSEGAAGNGGTAGASPQPRPGPSADPERSVPSKSHLNGAAEEGGREEPESRAEEESGGYRL, encoded by the exons ATGCCCGAGCCGGCGGCCGCAGCGCAGGACGGCGACCGGCCCCGGCGGGCCCCGGCCGGGGAGGAGCGAACGGAACCGGCGGCCCCCACCGGCGTCCTGG ATAAACTCTTCGGGAAGCGGCTGCTCCAGGCCGGGCGTTACATCATGTCCCACAAGGCCTGGATGAAGACGGTGCCCACGGAGAACTGCGACGTGCTCATGACCTTCCCGG ACACCACGGACGACCACAcgctgctgtggctgctgaaCCACATCCGCCTGGGCATCCCCGAGCTCATCGTGCAGGTCCGGCACCACAAGCACACGCGGGTCTACGCCTTCTTCGTCACCGCCACCTACGAGAG ttTGCTGCGCGGGGCGGACGAGATCGGGCTGCGGAAGCCGGTGAAGGCGGAGTTTGGGGGCGGGATGAGGAGCTTCTCGTGCGAGGAGGATTACATCTACGAGAACATCGAGAACGAGCTCTACTTCTTCACCTCTCAG GAACGGCAAAACATCATCAGGTACTGGCTGGAGAACCTGCGGGCCAAGCAGGGAGAGGCCCTGCACAACATCCACTTCCTCGAGGGACAGCCCATCA TCCCGGAGCTGGCGGCCCGGGGGGTCATCCAGCAGGTTTTCCCGCTGCACGAGCAGAGGATCCTCAAGCGGCTGATGAAGTCCTGGGTGCAGGCGGTGTGCGAGGCCCAGCCCCTCG ATGACATCTGTGACTATTTTGGGGTGAAAATCGCCATGTACTTCGCCTGGCTGGGCTTCTACACCTCGGCCATGGTGTATCCCGCTGTCTTCGGCTCCATCCTCTACACCTTCACTGAGAGCGACCAG TTGGTTCCCTCCGTCCCTCAGACCAGCCAGGACATCTCCTGCGTGGTCTTTGCCATCTTCAACGTCATCTGGGCCACCCTGTTCCTGGAGGAGTGGAAGCGCCGGGGGGCCGAGTTCGCCTACAAGTGGGGGACCCTGGACACCCCCCCCGAGTCCATCGAGGAGCCCCGGCCCCAGTTCAGG GGCGTTAAGAGGATCAGCCCCGTGACCAGTGCTGAGGAGTTTTATTACCCGCCCTGGAAGCGGCTGCTCTTCCAGTGCCTGGTCAGCCTGCCCGTCTGCCTCGCCTGCCTCACCCTCGTCTTCCTCCTCATGCTCGGCTGCTTCCAGCTCCAG gagTTCGTGCTGAGCATCCAGGAGCTGCCCCGGATCATCCGTTTCCTGCCCAAGATCATCCTGGCCGTCATTGTCACCGCCTGTGACGAGCTGTACAAGAAGGTGGCCTACTGGCTCAATGACATGG AGAACTATCGGCTGCAGAGCGCCTACGAGAAACACCTCATCATCAAAATCGTCCTG TTTCAGTTTGTAAATTCCTACCTGAGTCTTTTCTACATCGGTTTCTACCTCAAAGACATGGAACGGCTGAAGGAG CTCCTGctcatcttctctctctcccaaaGCCTCGTGCGGCAGCTCAAAGAGGCTCTTCTCcccttcatcctcctccacctccacctctcTCTCATCTTCCTTAAGGGCCTCCTGAGCTTTTGCTGGAGACTGGGAGTATCCAAA ATGCTGGCCACGCTGCTCATCACGCGGCAGTTCCTGCAGAACGTGCGggaggtgtcccagccccacCTGTACCAGCGGCTGCGCCGCGGGGACCTGAACCTGCGCAGCCTGCGGCAGCTCGCCCAcagcctgctctgcctgctcgCCCCCCGCCGCCAACCCCCGCGCCCCCCGGAGGGGCCCCGCGGCGAGAAGAAGTGTCTGAACGGCGGCTGCGGGGtcccggaggaggaggaggaggaggaggagcggcGGGAGTCGGACTCGGAGGAGGAGAGCGCGCTGGACTGCGGGCTGAAGCTGAAGAAGGTGAGCTTCGTGGAGCGGGCGGAGCGGCGCGGGGAGCCCGGCGGCGCCGAGGACGAGCCTTTCCTCGAGGAGGGCAGTCCCACCATGGTGGAGAAGGGCATGGACCCCGCCGCCGTCTTCGAGCTCTGCGAGGACGACGACGAGGCCGAAGGGCCCCCCGGGAGCCCGGCGAAGGCGGCGGAGCCGGCGGTGGTGCCGCGGGCCCGGAGgaggcgggaggaggaggacgggGAGGAGGAAGGGCGGAGGCGCAACCGGGCGTCGTGGATCGACCCGCCCGAGGAGGATTACTCCACGCAGCTGACGCAGGCGGAGGTGGAGAGCTGCATGAAGAAGTACGAG GACACCTTCCAGGACTACCAGGAGATGTTCATCCAGTTCGGGTACGTGGTGCTGTTCTCCTCGGCCTTCCCCCTGGCCGCCATGTGCGCCCTGGTCAACAACGTCATCGAGATCCGCAGCGACGCCTTCAAGCTCTGCACGGGGCTGCAGAGACCCTTCGGCCAGCGCGTCGAGAGCATCGGCCAGTGGCAG AAGGTGATGGAGGCCATGGGCGTCCTGGCCATCGTGGTCAACTGTTACCTGATCGCCCAGTGCGGGCAGCTCCAGAGGCTCTTCCCGTGGCTCAGCCCCGAGGGAGCCATCATCTCCGTGGTGGTGCTGGAG CACTTCGCCCTGTTCCTGAAGTACATCATCCAGGTGGCCATTCCTGACATTCCCGCCTGGGTGGCCGAGGAGATGGCCAAGCTGGAATACCAGCGGCGCGAGGCCTTCAAG AAGCACGAGCGGCAGGCGCAGCaccatttccagcagcagcagcggcgcaagcgggaggaggaggagcggcAGCGCCACGCCGAGTACCAGGCGCGGAAGGAGCGCGAATCCAGCCGGGATGAGGCCAAGCCCGAGGCCGCCGGGCAGGACCCGGCCCACGAGAAGAGCCAGAGCAAAGGGAAGGGCTCCGGGGGCTCCTCGCACGGCTCCGACAAGCCCAAGcgccccagctccctcctggccaCCAACAACGTGATGAAGCTGAAGCAGATCATCCCCCTGCAGGGCAAGTTCCTGTCGGGGGGGGCCGGCGCCGGCGGCACGGCCACCGCCAGGTCCCCGCAGTCGCCCACGGGCAGCGAGAACAAGCTGCCCGGATTCCTCAGCTTCAAGTTCCTCAAATCCCCGGAGACTAAGCGGGACGCGGCCACCGAGAAGGTCCAGTCCCCCACCAAGCCATTCAACCCCGGCAAGCTCTTCAACTTCGGCAAGTCCGAAGGGGCCGCGGGCAACGGCGGCACGGCCGGGGCATcgccccagccccggcccggcccctcgGCGGACCCCGAGCGCTCGGTGCCCAGCAAGTCCCACCTCAACGGGGCTGCGGAGGAGGGGGGCCGGGAGGAGCCGGAGAGCCGGGCGGAGGAGGAGAGCGGCGGTTATAGGCTCTAA
- the GTPBP3 gene encoding tRNA modification GTPase GTPBP3, mitochondrial produces MALPRALRAAGGRWARCLSSSAGVGGDTIFALSSAPGRCGVAVIRASGPGSRGALQTLTGTPKLPPPRVLALRRIRDPDTAETLDRGLIVWFPGPRSFTGEDCAELHVHGGPAVVSGVLRALGRLPGLRPADPGEFTLRAFRRGKLDLTAAEGLGDLIRAETEAQRRQALRQMEGELGQLYQRWSDTLTQALAHLEAYIDFSEDDNVEEEVLSQVDGAVRALEREIGAHLRDGRRGELLRGGVRAVIAGPPNVGKSSLLNLLCQRPAAIVSPVAGTTRDVVEVALDIGGYPLVLSDTAGLRETTDLVEREGVARARDRLCQADLVLAVLDASVVPPEPAGLGAALGALQAPPDTPCVLVLNKADLLQGDEGPLHHSCAQRPPLPPTTLLSCKTGEGLDCLLELLARELARLCGDPLCGSPSLTQSRHSRHLGGCAAALVRFGRERPRDLALAAEQLRLARRELGQITGHVGAEDVLDIIFRDFCVGK; encoded by the exons ATGGCGCTGCCCAGGGCGCTGAGGGCGGCGGGGGGCAG gTGGGCGCGGTGCCTGAGCTCCTCGGCGGGGGTCGGAGGGGACACCATCTTCGCCCTGTCCTCGGCCCCCGGGCGCTGCGGGGTCGCCGTTATCCGCGCCAGCGGCCCCGGCAGCCGGGGGGCCCTGCAGACCCTCACCGGGACCCCCAAGCTGCCCCCGCCCCGCGTCCTGGCCCTGCGGCGCATCCGCGACCCTGACACCGCCGAGACCCTCGACCGCGGGCTCATCGTCTGGTTCCcag GACCCCGGAGCTTCACCGGGGAGGACTGTGCCGAGCTGCACGTGCACGGGGGGCCCGCCGTGGTCAGCGGGGTGCTGCGGGCACTGG GGCGCCTCCCGGGGCTCCGTCCCGCCGATCCCGGGGAGTTCACGCTCCGAGCGTTCCGCCGGGGGAAGCTGGACCTGACGGCGGCCGAGGGCCTGGGGGACCTGATCCGGGCGGAGACGGAGGCGCAGCGGCGGCAGGCGCTGAGGCAGATGGAGGGCGAGCTGGGCCAGCTCTACCAGCGCTGGAGCGACACCCTCACCCAG GCGCTCGCCCACCTCGAGGCCTACATCGACTTCAGCGAGGACGACAACGTGGAGGAGGAGGTTTTGTCCCAAG TGGACGGCGCCGTGCGGGCGCTGGAGCGGGAGATCGGGGCCCACCTGCGGGACGGGCGCCGGGGGGAGCTGCTGCGGGGGGGGGTCCGCGCCGTCATCGCCGGGCCCCCCAACGTGGGCAAGAGCAGCCTCCTCAACCTGCTGT gCCAGCGCCCGGCCGCCATCGTGTCACCGGTGGCGGGGACGACGCGGGACGTGGTGGAGGTGGCCCTGGACATCGGGGGGTACCCCCTGGTGCTCAGTGACACGGCCGGGCTGCGCGAGACCACCGACCTGGTGGAGCGGGAGGGGGTGGCCCGTGCGCGGGACCG gctgtgccaggctgacCTGGTGCTGGCCGTGCTGGATGCCAGCGTGGTGCCCCCCGAgccggcggggctgggggccgCACTGGGGGCCCTGCAGGCCCCACCCGACACCCCCTGCGTCCTGGTACTCAACAAAGCCGACCTGCTGCAGGGGGACGAGGGTCCCCTGCACCACAGCTGTGCCCAGagaccccccctgccccccaccaCCCTCCTCTCCTGCAAGACGGGCGAGGGGCTCGActgcctcctggagctgctggcgCGGGAGCTGGCGCGGCT GTGCGGGGACCCCCTGTGTGGCTCTCCCAGCCTGACCCAGAGCCGGCACAGCCGGCACCTCGGGGGCTGTGCCGCGGCGCTGGTGCGGTTCGGGCGGGAGCGCCCGCGGGACCTGGCGCTGGCGGCCGAGCAGCTGCGGCTGGCGCGGCGGGAGCTGGGCCAGATCACCGGCCACGTGGGCGCCGAGGACGTCCTGGACATCATCTTCAGGGATTTCTGCGTGGGGAAGTGA
- the PLVAP gene encoding plasmalemma vesicle-associated protein, which produces MEKGSFAMAKFGLEAKEPMPKRDCGFYMKYIFLFTSLIQFLIILGLVLFMVYGNAQAGTDTHLRLLEEQLQDRYNKIITLGTRNMNLTRALNATLKDKDKLQGLVSKVQRELDKCNSTQSTNNLPQLQEFMYIKMKLAECQITTSLINTSCNADKVQLQRQLDQITLSKKELQENYQKTQTTLAKTSQEHERCQEDLRTNRTSWDFTKTELELLRHESRTLKNDINENLQRVVGLVKQYRCSEAENELQQLREDAEGLFRWQQDRDTVYVRRSTCEVSVEQCRIGSSRQLQELRQRLQAVEKQARDGQEERKRLQEDKERQAKELEDKRREAAAQAESLQKQLNFCMGSQMNPFFDVPGSRVPGGTGRSGPFPSTGYYADYLKNQGVFGNIGKANMEELQRMLKMFEQHTATLKNSG; this is translated from the exons ATGGAGAAGGGCAGCTTCGCCATGGCCAAGTTCGGTCTGGAGGCCAAGGAGCCGATGCCCAAGCGGGACTGCGGGTTTTACATGAAGTACATCTTCCTCTTCACCTCCCTCATCCAGTTCCTCATCATCCTGGGGCTGGTGCTGTTCATGGTGTACGGGAACGCGCAGGCGGGCACCGACACCCACCTCCgcctgctggaggagcagctgcaggaccGCTACAACAAGATCATCACCCTGGGCACCAGGAACATGAACCTCACCCGCGCCCTCAACGCCACCCTCAAGGACAAGGACAAGCTGCAGGGCCTCGTCTCCAAGGTCCAGCGGGAGCTGGACAAGTGTAACAGCACCCAGAGCACCAACAACCTCCCCCag CTCCAGGAGTTCATGTACATCAAGATGAAGTTGGCCGAGTGCCAAATCACCACCAGCCTCATCAACACCTCGTGCAACG CCGACAAGgtgcagctgcagaggcagctggacCAGATCACCCTGTCCaagaaggagctgcaggaaaactACCAGAAAACGCAAACCACGCTGGCCAAAACCAGCCAGGAGCACGAGAGGTGCCAGGAGGACCTGAGGACCAACAGGACCAGCTGGGACTTCACCAAAAccgagctggagctgctgagacACGAGAGCAGGACCCTGAAGAACGACATCAACGAGAACTTGCAGCGGGTGGTGGGCCTGGTGAAGCAGTATCGCTGCAGCGAGGCTGAGAAcgagctgcagcagctccgggAGGACGCGGAGGGGCTGTTCCGCTGGCAGCAGGACCGGGACACCGTGTACGTCAGGAGGAGCACCTGCGAGGTGAGCGTGGAGCAGTGTCGCATCGGCtccagcaggcagctgcaggagctccgGCAGCGCCTCCAGGCCGTGGAGAAGCAGGCGAGGGAcgggcaggaggagaggaagaggctgcaggaggacaaGGAGCGGCAGGCGAAGGAGCTGGAGGACAAGAGGAGGGAGGCGGCGGCGCAGGCGGAGTCGCTGCAGAAGCAGCTCAACTTCTGCATGGGCAGccag ATGAACCCCTTCTTTGACGTGCCCGGCTCACGGGTGCCAGGGGGCACCGGGCGCTCGGGGCCCTTCCCCAGCACGGGCTACTACGCAGATTATCTGAAGAACCAGGGGGTCTTTGGCAACATAG GCAAGGCGAACATGGAGGAGCTGCAGCGGATGCTGAAGATGTTCGAGCAGCACACGGCCACCCTGAAGAACTCTGGGTGA
- the ANO8 gene encoding anoctamin-8 isoform X2: MPEPAAAAQDGDRPRRAPAGEERTEPAAPTGVLDKLFGKRLLQAGRYIMSHKAWMKTVPTENCDVLMTFPDTTDDHTLLWLLNHIRLGIPELIVQVRHHKHTRVYAFFVTATYESLLRGADEIGLRKPVKAEFGGGMRSFSCEEDYIYENIENELYFFTSQERQNIIRYWLENLRAKQGEALHNIHFLEGQPIIPELAARGVIQQVFPLHEQRILKRLMKSWVQAVCEAQPLDDICDYFGVKIAMYFAWLGFYTSAMVYPAVFGSILYTFTESDQTSQDISCVVFAIFNVIWATLFLEEWKRRGAEFAYKWGTLDTPPESIEEPRPQFRGVKRISPVTSAEEFYYPPWKRLLFQCLVSLPVCLACLTLVFLLMLGCFQLQEFVLSIQELPRIIRFLPKIILAVIVTACDELYKKVAYWLNDMENYRLQSAYEKHLIIKIVLFQFVNSYLSLFYIGFYLKDMERLKELLLIFSLSQSLVRQLKEALLPFILLHLHLSLIFLKGLLSFCWRLGVSKMLATLLITRQFLQNVREVSQPHLYQRLRRGDLNLRSLRQLAHSLLCLLAPRRQPPRPPEGPRGEKKCLNGGCGVPEEEEEEEERRESDSEEESALDCGLKLKKVSFVERAERRGEPGGAEDEPFLEEGSPTMVEKGMDPAAVFELCEDDDEAEGPPGSPAKAAEPAVVPRARRRREEEDGEEEGRRRNRASWIDPPEEDYSTQLTQAEVESCMKKYEDTFQDYQEMFIQFGYVVLFSSAFPLAAMCALVNNVIEIRSDAFKLCTGLQRPFGQRVESIGQWQKVMEAMGVLAIVVNCYLIAQCGQLQRLFPWLSPEGAIISVVVLEHFALFLKYIIQVAIPDIPAWVAEEMAKLEYQRREAFKKHERQAQHHFQQQQRRKREEEERQRHAEYQARKERESSRDEAKPEAAGQDPAHEKSQSKGKGSGGSSHGSDKPKRPSSLLATNNVMKLKQIIPLQGKFLSGGAGAGGTATARSPQSPTGSENKLPGFLSFKFLKSPETKRDAATEKVQSPTKPFNPGKLFNFGKSEGAAGNGGTAGASPQPRPGPSADPERSVPSKSHLNGAAEEGGREEPESRAEEESGGYRL, from the exons ATGCCCGAGCCGGCGGCCGCAGCGCAGGACGGCGACCGGCCCCGGCGGGCCCCGGCCGGGGAGGAGCGAACGGAACCGGCGGCCCCCACCGGCGTCCTGG ATAAACTCTTCGGGAAGCGGCTGCTCCAGGCCGGGCGTTACATCATGTCCCACAAGGCCTGGATGAAGACGGTGCCCACGGAGAACTGCGACGTGCTCATGACCTTCCCGG ACACCACGGACGACCACAcgctgctgtggctgctgaaCCACATCCGCCTGGGCATCCCCGAGCTCATCGTGCAGGTCCGGCACCACAAGCACACGCGGGTCTACGCCTTCTTCGTCACCGCCACCTACGAGAG ttTGCTGCGCGGGGCGGACGAGATCGGGCTGCGGAAGCCGGTGAAGGCGGAGTTTGGGGGCGGGATGAGGAGCTTCTCGTGCGAGGAGGATTACATCTACGAGAACATCGAGAACGAGCTCTACTTCTTCACCTCTCAG GAACGGCAAAACATCATCAGGTACTGGCTGGAGAACCTGCGGGCCAAGCAGGGAGAGGCCCTGCACAACATCCACTTCCTCGAGGGACAGCCCATCA TCCCGGAGCTGGCGGCCCGGGGGGTCATCCAGCAGGTTTTCCCGCTGCACGAGCAGAGGATCCTCAAGCGGCTGATGAAGTCCTGGGTGCAGGCGGTGTGCGAGGCCCAGCCCCTCG ATGACATCTGTGACTATTTTGGGGTGAAAATCGCCATGTACTTCGCCTGGCTGGGCTTCTACACCTCGGCCATGGTGTATCCCGCTGTCTTCGGCTCCATCCTCTACACCTTCACTGAGAGCGACCAG ACCAGCCAGGACATCTCCTGCGTGGTCTTTGCCATCTTCAACGTCATCTGGGCCACCCTGTTCCTGGAGGAGTGGAAGCGCCGGGGGGCCGAGTTCGCCTACAAGTGGGGGACCCTGGACACCCCCCCCGAGTCCATCGAGGAGCCCCGGCCCCAGTTCAGG GGCGTTAAGAGGATCAGCCCCGTGACCAGTGCTGAGGAGTTTTATTACCCGCCCTGGAAGCGGCTGCTCTTCCAGTGCCTGGTCAGCCTGCCCGTCTGCCTCGCCTGCCTCACCCTCGTCTTCCTCCTCATGCTCGGCTGCTTCCAGCTCCAG gagTTCGTGCTGAGCATCCAGGAGCTGCCCCGGATCATCCGTTTCCTGCCCAAGATCATCCTGGCCGTCATTGTCACCGCCTGTGACGAGCTGTACAAGAAGGTGGCCTACTGGCTCAATGACATGG AGAACTATCGGCTGCAGAGCGCCTACGAGAAACACCTCATCATCAAAATCGTCCTG TTTCAGTTTGTAAATTCCTACCTGAGTCTTTTCTACATCGGTTTCTACCTCAAAGACATGGAACGGCTGAAGGAG CTCCTGctcatcttctctctctcccaaaGCCTCGTGCGGCAGCTCAAAGAGGCTCTTCTCcccttcatcctcctccacctccacctctcTCTCATCTTCCTTAAGGGCCTCCTGAGCTTTTGCTGGAGACTGGGAGTATCCAAA ATGCTGGCCACGCTGCTCATCACGCGGCAGTTCCTGCAGAACGTGCGggaggtgtcccagccccacCTGTACCAGCGGCTGCGCCGCGGGGACCTGAACCTGCGCAGCCTGCGGCAGCTCGCCCAcagcctgctctgcctgctcgCCCCCCGCCGCCAACCCCCGCGCCCCCCGGAGGGGCCCCGCGGCGAGAAGAAGTGTCTGAACGGCGGCTGCGGGGtcccggaggaggaggaggaggaggaggagcggcGGGAGTCGGACTCGGAGGAGGAGAGCGCGCTGGACTGCGGGCTGAAGCTGAAGAAGGTGAGCTTCGTGGAGCGGGCGGAGCGGCGCGGGGAGCCCGGCGGCGCCGAGGACGAGCCTTTCCTCGAGGAGGGCAGTCCCACCATGGTGGAGAAGGGCATGGACCCCGCCGCCGTCTTCGAGCTCTGCGAGGACGACGACGAGGCCGAAGGGCCCCCCGGGAGCCCGGCGAAGGCGGCGGAGCCGGCGGTGGTGCCGCGGGCCCGGAGgaggcgggaggaggaggacgggGAGGAGGAAGGGCGGAGGCGCAACCGGGCGTCGTGGATCGACCCGCCCGAGGAGGATTACTCCACGCAGCTGACGCAGGCGGAGGTGGAGAGCTGCATGAAGAAGTACGAG GACACCTTCCAGGACTACCAGGAGATGTTCATCCAGTTCGGGTACGTGGTGCTGTTCTCCTCGGCCTTCCCCCTGGCCGCCATGTGCGCCCTGGTCAACAACGTCATCGAGATCCGCAGCGACGCCTTCAAGCTCTGCACGGGGCTGCAGAGACCCTTCGGCCAGCGCGTCGAGAGCATCGGCCAGTGGCAG AAGGTGATGGAGGCCATGGGCGTCCTGGCCATCGTGGTCAACTGTTACCTGATCGCCCAGTGCGGGCAGCTCCAGAGGCTCTTCCCGTGGCTCAGCCCCGAGGGAGCCATCATCTCCGTGGTGGTGCTGGAG CACTTCGCCCTGTTCCTGAAGTACATCATCCAGGTGGCCATTCCTGACATTCCCGCCTGGGTGGCCGAGGAGATGGCCAAGCTGGAATACCAGCGGCGCGAGGCCTTCAAG AAGCACGAGCGGCAGGCGCAGCaccatttccagcagcagcagcggcgcaagcgggaggaggaggagcggcAGCGCCACGCCGAGTACCAGGCGCGGAAGGAGCGCGAATCCAGCCGGGATGAGGCCAAGCCCGAGGCCGCCGGGCAGGACCCGGCCCACGAGAAGAGCCAGAGCAAAGGGAAGGGCTCCGGGGGCTCCTCGCACGGCTCCGACAAGCCCAAGcgccccagctccctcctggccaCCAACAACGTGATGAAGCTGAAGCAGATCATCCCCCTGCAGGGCAAGTTCCTGTCGGGGGGGGCCGGCGCCGGCGGCACGGCCACCGCCAGGTCCCCGCAGTCGCCCACGGGCAGCGAGAACAAGCTGCCCGGATTCCTCAGCTTCAAGTTCCTCAAATCCCCGGAGACTAAGCGGGACGCGGCCACCGAGAAGGTCCAGTCCCCCACCAAGCCATTCAACCCCGGCAAGCTCTTCAACTTCGGCAAGTCCGAAGGGGCCGCGGGCAACGGCGGCACGGCCGGGGCATcgccccagccccggcccggcccctcgGCGGACCCCGAGCGCTCGGTGCCCAGCAAGTCCCACCTCAACGGGGCTGCGGAGGAGGGGGGCCGGGAGGAGCCGGAGAGCCGGGCGGAGGAGGAGAGCGGCGGTTATAGGCTCTAA